In Nicotiana tabacum cultivar K326 chromosome 10, ASM71507v2, whole genome shotgun sequence, the DNA window gactcagatggttcgggcacattcagaggaggaacactgatgcaccggtgagaaggtgtgaacgactggcggtgacgggtacgaggagaggtagagggagacctaagaagtattggggagaggtgatcaggcaggatatgacgcgacttagggttactgaggacatggccctaaacagggaattgtggagatcgagcattaaggttgtaggttaggggagattgtgatgtcttttttacagcgcactagagtgagactagccagttaggaattagtcttagaatgctattgatcaactactgatgatgggctttatcttctgtgtattaataccttacatctttttcgtatttcctatatctcttatattgctgttactttgttttttatggtatttatgttatgttatggattttatggtattttatgttgttttattatgagtatattgatagtactaatatagtgtctcttgttgcctcttagagccgagagtctcctggaaacagcctctctgcccctcggggtagaggtaaggtctgcgtacatattaccctccccagaccccacttgtgggattacactgggttgttgttgttgttgttgtttttctttttagtctgtccCAAAAAGAATTTCATGCTTCCTTATTTAAAAAACAATTTAGCTTTAATCTTCCTATTTTAccattaatgagatgatttatagttGCACAAATATCTATAACTTGTTTTAGAGCATAAGTTTTAAAAGTCTTCCTTTCTTAgactccgtgccgagtcaaacacaaccacataaattggaacagagggagtatgtCACATGAATCCCTTTTCTCCAGAAGAGATTCAAGCATAAATTAACCCGAAACTGACAAATACGGGAGGGGCTTTTTTTGAAGAAAGACTACACCCATTTTCCACAGCCCCTCCTCTGTACCCTCTTTAGGTTTATAGAACTACATATAATATAGCCAAATGAAATTTGCTTCTAAATCGCTTGACATTTACAAAAAGTTACACTTCAAACAAAGCAAAGTATCCAACTGGAAGAGATAAAAAGCCACTGATCTGCATGGGAAGAgacatatcataaataaaataagaacttAAATGAAAATTGGACCATGATTTGAAATTCTCCTTAAAATTAAGAACAAACTAAGAACATCGGTTTCATTGTAGGAAACAACTTTATGTAGAATAGTAAGATCTAAAAGCAAATTCTATTTCCTGCTTCCTAGAATTCATTGAGTTAATCTAGGAAGAAAATAGTACTAGTATTACAAATTCAAGTAGCAATTTCAACCTTTCCTGTACTTACCAGGAAGTAAGCTATAAATGAAACCACCATACCCCTGAGCTTACCCTActactcttttattttttagataaATAACCCTGAGCTTACCACATTAAGCTGCACAGAATAGTAAAACTGAAAAGTAATGGCTTATCTACGACAATGAAAAAGCTAGCTTTATCCTATCAAAGCAAGGCCAAACCTCGACCCCACCTGAGTTCTTCTGAGAATAAGCTACAATATAGCACCTCCTAACCTATCAGATTGTCAGGTGAGATATCAAATTGAAAGTGATGTTTCAGCGTGAAACAAGTAGAACACGAACTTACAGATTCCACAAATTCCTCTGCTATATCAACAAGGACGTCTTCAACTTCAGCATCCAATTTCTCTGATGGATCAATCTGTCAAGGACAAATGCAGGTCAAGCAATTGCATCATAAAGGCAAAGAGAATACACAGATACTCGATACCAAAATCGAAGACCAGGAGAGACAAAGAGGACACAATGCTAAGAGAGGTTTTGTTCACTTTCCAAGATGACTATGAATGACAAGGCTGCTATTATTATATTTATACACCTCAAAATTCAATAAGATTGCCCTCCTTTTCTTCCCTACCTTATACctttaagaggttattttggcaaAAATGAGGCCAAAACAGGACCTCGTACCAAAACCTTCACCTGTGGCAAAAGCCCCTAGTGGTTTCTCCACCTCCATATCTACCTAAAATGATAAAAGTAAACTAAACCATATTTTTTTTAACTATAAAGATAAGACTTAATTTTAAACTAAAGGATAAGATGAAGAAAAAGTAACTGTAAGTGCAATCCTTTTTTATCGGGAGCTACATCATCtagttaataataataacttCCCAATCACTGACCATCTAGTACTGCTGCATTCTCAACACAATGCACCTCATCCTATCAACTGACATGGACTTTTAACAATCTATCTTCAACACAAATTTCAAAACCATTAATCTCACGGGACTCCAAGACCAGAACTAACTAATTAGAAGAAAACCAAGCAAGAAAAATGCAAAGTAATTTGCGGTGCAAGGTCCTCATCCTTTGCAGGAATTATAACATTGTGAAGTGATCCAGCTATGAGCTACATGCCAATATAGTGAAgactagtggtggcaaaatggttaaaagaaaacagttaatcacccatattatccactaaaaaatgggttggataatgaacttttaaaaACGGGTCACATTAGattaagaaccatattatccatttagaaaatggatgactaatgggtttaacttttacatttgtaaaacctcaaattgaggtttctcaagtttgggagacaagaaattctcccaaaagtgatcatattcaagaagtcatacCATATTATCCGCCAATTAATCCGTTTTTtattcgtattaaatatgggtcggataATGTATCCATTTTTTTACCCGCTTTCGACCGTCCCATATCTAACGCGACCCGCCCATTTGCCACCCCTCGTGAAGACATTAAAGCTTTGAACATATATATTCTCCTTCAAATTAAATCAATATATACAGGAATAACTTCAAGAAAGAAGGACTCTTTAAATCAGGTGGATCATGGAAAATGCACAAAAATGTAGAAATAGTGAGTTTAGCATGTCCACAGTAACCTGGGTCAGAATCTCCTGGATGCTTCTCTTGCTTAGAATCCTAGTACAAGGTTCCTCCATCTCTAAAGTGGTAGCCTTACTAGGAGGTCCTGGCTTGACCGTAGCGGATTGCATCAATGCATAAGATGAAGGTCTCTGTACTCCCAATCCCTGCCCCCTGGCAAGTGGCTGATTAGATAATGATTGTGGGATCCTCAATGGGGGCATCTGTTGTCCCAAATGATCTTGGGATTGACTTGAGGTTGAAAGCTGTGACTGTTGGGCAGAGGATGAGGTAGTAACAGTATGCTGATGCTGCGAAAGAATATGGGACCTTTGATGCAAAGTCTGAGGGCTAATTTGAGGCCTTAGTGATGGTGTTGGCAAAGGGGGTTTTCCTTGTGCTCCTGAAGATAACCACGGCTGATTCTGGGCCCTTGGACTTTGAGACATAGTATGCAATTGGGAAGAAGGTAATCCCACTGACTGAACTCTTAGCATGCCATGGCCTTGAAAATTCTGCAAggataaataaaaaagaaacagaaaacctcaatattttacagccaaaaaccATGTGAATAATGATCTACAAGCACAATCTGAACATAAACATCCAAATTATAGAAAAGGGCATACAAAGATATGTTTCTATCTTGCAAGGAAATACTAACCTGTGTAGTAGCAGACTGACTACCGATGCTCGTCTGAGGTCTAAGAGAAGAGGCGACAGGTCTCAGCTGCTGAGGAACCCCTGCTGGCCGCATTGGCGAAGTTGAACCAAGCGATCCCATCATTCCCATCATTCCTTGTATTGGCTGCCTCACCTACAGACAATAAGAATCATTTAATATCCAATACAGAATGTAAAGCAAGAACACAGGGGCGTAATTGCACACAAAAGTATGAAGTACCGAAGCACccaactcaacaacaacaacaataaacccagTAATTTTCCAcgagtggggtttggggaggataaaatgtacgcaaccttacccctaccctggaagggcaTAGCCTTTGAAAGACGGTATATATCAACATTCCAACCTATTCCTTTGTGGCTAGCccgttttcgatagaccctcggccaGAGAACGGATGAAAAAAATAATGgcaacaagtaggaataacaaCAAGATAAAAACAAGACCGAAGCCAAGAAAGCAGCTACACTCTAGGTACTAATATCAATTAATGAATAAAAGGATATCATACTAACACTAGCGAACTAAGACAAAGAGAAACATTCGACTACCTACTagccttctaccctaatctttgacATCCATACCCTTCTatctagggccatgtcctcagtcagctccagctgcgccatgtcctgcctgatcacctctccccaagacttcttaggGCTACCTCTACcccgcctgatcacctctccccgaGAATTCTTAGGCCTGCCTCTACCCCGCATGATACCCACTAAGGCTAACCTCTCGCACCTTCTAACTGGACTTTTATGCTTCTCCTtttaacatgcccgaaccatctcaacctcgcctCTCGGCTCtcgcatcttatcctccacatgggccactcccaccttattccgaataacttcattcctaatcttatctaaccTGGTATGCTCACGCATCCACCTTAACATCCTCATCTCagttactttcatcttctggacattaGAGTTCTTGACAAACCAACACTCTgctccatacaacatagttggtctaattactaccttgtagaacttacctttaagtctcagcggcacattcttatcacacaagacaccggaagcgagcctccacttcatccatcttGCTCTGATACGGTGCatgacatcctcatcaatctcctCGTTACCTTGTACTatagatccaaggtacttgaaactctgTCTCCTGGGGATGACCTGTGTATCAAGCCTTACACCCATGTCCGCTTCCTCAGTAACTTCgctaaacttgcactccaagtactcCGTCTTGGTCTTGCTCAGCTTGAAATCTTTAGACTCAAAAGTCTGTCTCCAGTCCGTCATCAACACCTCCTTGAGTCTCGTCAATCCGAACTATATCATccgcaaataacatacaccacgaCACTTCCCATTGAATATGTCATGTTAGTGCATCCGTTGCCAACGAAAACAAAAACAGGCTAAGGGTTGGTctctgatgcaaccccatcacaaCCGAAACACCCAACTCAAATAACCATATTCATAATTCAATTAAGTAGACCCAACCACATAAACCAAAATAACCAGGATCGAAAAATCACCTAACAATTCATGAATTATGTTCCGGTGTTCTAACAACGATTCAGAATACTTAATCATGCATCCTGAATTGTTATCTATTTGTCTTACTATTTAGTACCCCAGTCATTTTTgtttatcatttaaatttttcACATACCCATTAAAAAATTGTTTAATAACATTAATCATTTGGGGTATTCAATTAAATTAGCATGATTTCTTTGTTAAAAGAATAAGTAATTATGATTGTATGCCTTCTTGGTGTAGCAAGGGTAGAATTGGAAAAAATATGTTAATGTTTTCTTGGTTATCTTAAAGCATTAAACAGCATGGAACAATTTTTTTTGGCTAAAGTGACGTATAAAAAGGTCAGGAGGGACAACAGAGTAACAATTTTTTTCTTGAAACCCAACTCCATATAAATAATGTGTATATATACAACCCAAACATCATGGCATGGTCAATTATCTCTTAACTTAGTAATGTTTAGGCTCTTTCCAATGCAACTAATGATAGTACTTTATATTGTCTCCACAATAAAAAGTGGACGAACGGCTAAGACTGGACCCTGCATGGTGGATTCACAATCCAATGCCTTGATCCATTTGACTACATCAGCCCTTACACCTTCACATGTTAAAGTCTCAAATTTGATTCTCTATTACCCAATAATGTGAATTTAATATGGTTATAGCAAATTGTTTGAACTCTAGACGTAGCACACCAGTTTGCACGCATCTCATCGGGTAACCTTGTGCAACTTTTTTGCCTTTGATTGATGTGATTTAAACTTTGATCTTTCATGGTCTTCATTTCTCTTTATCTACCCCTAAGCCACATGCTTGGATGCTCCTCTAATCTTTTTTCAGTAATTTTACTACTTAGCTTCTCTTGTTTAAATATCACAAATGATCTTCAGGACCTACTCCTAGTGGATTAGTTTATAATTAGGCTGCAATTGCAAACTTGTTGCTTTTCCGGGAACTAAAACGATCTAGTACGCaaaaaaattaattgaaattGCATACACATAGGAAAAGGATGCATCAAATTTACATGACACTATTTTTTATTAGTCCGTTCCAGAAAGCATGACACGTTTCTATACTAACTAACAATTTAAGTTTAAACTTTCCATTTGACCCtaaatgagaagcttttatagctgTATAAATGTTGTGACCTGTTTATGCtaacaaatttcaaattttttagTAATTTCTTTCTTAAAGTCCATTTTGAGTCAAACTcaatcacataaattgaaactaaGGGAATAATAAGAAGGTGAAGAATTAAATAATACCTGTGAGGTAGTTGAGGTGGGAGCAGAAGAATCAGGCAAATTGCGACCAAATTGCTGCCCAAAAGAAGGCGGGGGCGGAGTCAATGAGGAGAAAGAGGTAGGAGGGTGATGAGCAGGTACTCCCATGGCCATTCCTCCAACTCCTCTAGGGTTTTGCATAGAAaccgacgaagacgaagaagtaATCGaagatgatgatggtgatgatgagTGAGGTGGCGGCGGTGGTGGCGGAGGAGGTAAAGAGAAGTGTTGAAAAGGTGAAGGCTGTTGCCATGGCCGATTAAAGGGTTGTCTTGTTTGAGCATTTTGTAAAGTGGGTGTTAAAGGGTTTTGCTGTTGAGTAGATGTGGCGGCTGCAGCTGCGGCGGCGGTAGTGGTGATAGTGGTGGTGGTAGGGTTCAGGTTTTGTGGTGGTTGTGATTGTACTACTGAGGTAGTGGTTGTTGTAGTAGACGGGAGTTGACTGGTTGCGGCGGTGGCGGCGGCGGACGAAGGTGGTGGAGATGGTGGTGGAAGCTGTTGTTGTTGTTCAGCTGGCTGTGAAGTGGACGTCGACGGCGACGGAGTTGGCGGCGGCGGAGTCGGCGGTGGTTGAGTTTGCTCCATTGGAGTAAATATTTTCTTGATTTCCTATGATTAATAGACGGGGAATGATTATATATAAATGATTAGGCTGATAATATAAGGTTTTCAATTTAATCTCACTTATTTAAGCTGAGATGAGAATTGGCTTAGGAATTAGGACTTGAAGCTGAGTACTCGTGCCAAATGTTGGTAGTAGTTGTGATTTCAATTTAAACCTCGAGATTTTTATAATTATGTTTTAATTACTAGAAAAAATAGTATAATTGTTGTCAAGTTTTGACTTATTTACTTTTTCTATAGCCATATCAATGCTCGAGTGAGCAACTATTACAGTTAAAGAATCGGAAAAATTGAATATTGTTACTTTCCATTAACACAAATATCTCGATTATTTCATCGGATTTTGTTATCTATTGCCAGCACATCGTTTAATCCATAAACACACGCAATTTCATTTCCAACTAATACCACTCGACTGATCTCATCCACTTGAAAATTGATGTAAGAGTTGCTAATTCGATTTCTAATAAACTCTTGAGTTTTGTAGCTCCGTGAGAAAGTTCCATAATTCAATTAAAGATAAAGCTCTATAACTCAATTAAAAATAGATAAGGGAGAATGCCGCTTTAAAAAATTCAACGTACTTAGTAAGTTAAGACACCCTTTGCACGGCGAATAAtgtaatataataatataatctATTGCCAGCAAGCATCAAATAGTAGTACAGCTAAATAAATGAGAAGAAATCACTAATACTTTTATTTCTCTTAAAATTTGAACTTTGATCTATAAAAATTGCACTTACTTCATTGACAATTAGATCAGTAATAACAACATAGGAAAGAAACTATACTAGTAAAGAAGTCATGAAAAAAGTAGAAATAACAACAAGATACAAAAATTAAAGCAGAAAAAATATTATGTAGCAATAGAGATCTAGGAATAAAAAAATATGAGAATAATACTAGCGTTATTGGTCAGAAGCAAGCAGAGTAAAAGGCGGGTAAAACTCAAATAAGCAGAGGGGGAGACACATTCATGAAAAGCAAGAATCCCTGCCGTGGGACGCCTACCCCAGCTCGGTCGGTCAGTTAGCCCACCTAACAAATGATGAGATTCTCGATCGATATGATCGAATTTCAAAAAGTCTTTCTCACTATTCAGAACAGTGGAGCTTTCGAAGGAAAAATCTCGACAAAGATGATCTCAATGAAAGACAAAGTAGAAACTAATCCAAAGTTGGAATTAATCAGAAATAGTGTGTaaagtaggggtgtacatggaccgggttggttcagtttttatcaaaaccaaaccaaaccaactatattggtttggattggttcggttttgtcgagTTTTTCGGGTTTTCAGGtgttttttgttacatgaatattatttcaatcttactttgttaaaattatagataaaactttgataagtgaatatatgtttcgtaaatatggaaaaaaatgacaaacatatgatctattaaaatattctaatgggagaaattttttagtaacacatgatagttattttcttagtcgtctaacaataatttttcgttaatttacgctttcaaagttaatacatgagaggatcccaaatatttctacattttctaaagaaaattcactataaagtcttaaaaatataaataaaatttatatatttatatgtcggtttggttcggattattttactcaataccaaaccaagtcaaaccaaacctagtcaaattttttaatcggtttggtttggtttttcggtttggtgcgattttccGGTTCGATTTGAACACCCCTGGTGTAAAGTATTCTAAACTACATTCTAGATATGGTATACTAAGAACCAAGACTATAATCCTATTAACCCTAAACTGCTAAAAACTAAAGTTTTCAGAAGTATGTACTTTGAGCTTGTACAGCAACAGGACTTCTAACCCTATGAACATTATTAAACCAAGTATAGCTTCCAAAAACATCCTTGTTTAATGGTTGCAAAGGAGTGATGTCCACTCGGAACGTTACTTTACTTCCATCGCGTTGAAAGCT includes these proteins:
- the LOC107760421 gene encoding transcription initiation factor TFIID subunit 12, whose product is MEQTQPPPTPPPPTPSPSTSTSQPAEQQQQLPPPSPPPSSAAATAATSQLPSTTTTTTSVVQSQPPQNLNPTTTTITTTAAAAAAATSTQQQNPLTPTLQNAQTRQPFNRPWQQPSPFQHFSLPPPPPPPPPHSSSPSSSSITSSSSSVSMQNPRGVGGMAMGVPAHHPPTSFSSLTPPPPSFGQQFGRNLPDSSAPTSTTSQVRQPIQGMMGMMGSLGSTSPMRPAGVPQQLRPVASSLRPQTSIGSQSATTQNFQGHGMLRVQSVGLPSSQLHTMSQSPRAQNQPWLSSGAQGKPPLPTPSLRPQISPQTLHQRSHILSQHQHTVTTSSSAQQSQLSTSSQSQDHLGQQMPPLRIPQSLSNQPLARGQGLGVQRPSSYALMQSATVKPGPPSKATTLEMEEPCTRILSKRSIQEILTQIDPSEKLDAEVEDVLVDIAEEFVESITTFGCSLAKHRKSNTLEAKDILLHLERNWNMTLPGFSGDEIRTYKKPFISDIHKERIAAIKKSALAAEMTNAKGSAQAGGGMKGHLAKGAANILGSPDAKT